One segment of Arcanobacterium phocae DNA contains the following:
- a CDS encoding sugar ABC transporter substrate-binding protein: protein MRAKKFLNRSIAIATLGALPLLGLSSCSADTASENSSDTAGEQTILLWDYLGQDTPNDAMTAAIEKFEQTHAGVKVERKSFAYGDLSKSIVQAGISGEVPDIAIFDNVDTQNFASLGLLEDITEETKDMKADFFEGPWSSGQQEGKTYSLPLNSNNLALFYNKDLLDKAGVSVPTTWEELADSARATATDGNFGLAISAVKNEQGTFQVLPFVWQTGGDLDNYAQSGAEALGYLADLIDTGAMSAAVANYSQEDARTQFITGKTAMMFNGPWEIPNVSKDADFNWGIAPLPAGKVAATGLGGENIGVFAGAKNKSGATELLKFLSGSEGSKIYCDISGQLSSRKDLAGKLQLSSDEKMQVFEKQLEVAKARAYGGKYNEISTAVQLSIQEALTGAKTPEQAAKTAADTLAPLLPKK from the coding sequence ATGAGAGCGAAAAAGTTTCTCAACAGAAGTATAGCTATTGCTACGCTGGGTGCATTACCACTACTAGGATTAAGCTCTTGCTCAGCTGATACCGCTAGCGAAAATAGCAGTGATACGGCAGGTGAGCAGACAATTTTACTGTGGGACTATCTAGGGCAAGATACTCCCAATGACGCTATGACGGCAGCTATCGAAAAATTCGAACAAACTCATGCCGGGGTTAAAGTCGAACGTAAGTCTTTCGCCTATGGAGATCTGTCGAAGTCTATTGTGCAGGCTGGTATTAGTGGGGAAGTCCCTGATATTGCAATTTTTGACAATGTTGATACCCAAAACTTCGCGTCCTTAGGTTTGCTGGAAGATATTACTGAAGAAACAAAGGATATGAAAGCGGACTTTTTTGAAGGGCCGTGGTCTTCTGGGCAGCAAGAGGGAAAGACGTATTCCCTGCCACTGAACTCCAATAATCTAGCGCTCTTCTACAATAAAGATCTGCTCGATAAAGCTGGAGTATCAGTTCCAACTACTTGGGAAGAACTCGCGGATAGTGCCCGCGCAACTGCAACCGATGGCAACTTCGGCCTCGCTATTTCCGCAGTGAAAAATGAACAGGGCACATTCCAAGTCCTACCGTTTGTGTGGCAAACTGGCGGTGACTTGGATAATTATGCCCAATCTGGAGCCGAAGCGTTAGGCTATCTCGCTGATCTAATTGATACCGGGGCAATGTCAGCAGCAGTAGCTAATTACTCACAAGAAGATGCACGTACCCAGTTCATTACAGGCAAGACTGCCATGATGTTTAACGGCCCGTGGGAGATTCCCAACGTGAGTAAAGATGCTGATTTTAACTGGGGAATCGCTCCACTACCGGCAGGAAAAGTTGCTGCTACTGGTTTAGGTGGCGAAAATATTGGTGTATTTGCAGGAGCTAAAAATAAGTCTGGCGCAACAGAACTATTGAAGTTCCTCTCCGGTTCGGAAGGCTCAAAGATATATTGCGATATATCCGGGCAGCTCTCTTCTCGGAAAGATTTGGCTGGCAAACTTCAATTGTCTTCTGATGAGAAAATGCAAGTGTTCGAAAAGCAATTAGAAGTGGCGAAAGCTCGAGCTTATGGCGGTAAATATAACGAAATTTCTACTGCTGTTCAGCTCTCTATTCAAGAAGCTCTCACAGGTGCTAAGACACCGGAACAAGCCGCTAAAACAGCTGCCGATACTCTAGCCCCACTCTTGCCAAAGAAGTGA
- a CDS encoding carbohydrate ABC transporter permease has product MADTTSIAARKLSSQRRVYSRERATRRLGLAMAAPAITYILVFLAFPLLYNVFLSLVDANGAKLVSGDLSFNSFANYSYTLSDPGFWNSLILSLIFTSVCLVLQYIAGFALALYFQRPFPGNGIIRAILLVGWILPPVVTGTIFKWLFDSDYGLLNYILESLHLISEPVQWLTTGPTAMAAVIIANLWVGIPFNMLLLLSGLHTIDQTLYEAAQVDGANSWQQFWKITFPIMKPVTISVLLLGVINTYKVFDLIYTMTKGGPVDSTTTLPVYTYLKTFQVFQFGYGAAASVLTLLLPLGLSWFYVRSLRKEQ; this is encoded by the coding sequence ATGGCAGATACCACGAGTATAGCTGCTAGAAAACTAAGCTCCCAGCGCCGAGTGTATTCGCGAGAGCGGGCGACTCGGCGCTTGGGGCTAGCAATGGCGGCACCGGCGATAACATACATTCTCGTTTTCTTGGCTTTTCCGCTACTTTATAATGTGTTTTTGAGTCTGGTGGATGCCAATGGAGCGAAGCTAGTATCGGGTGATCTGAGTTTTAATTCCTTTGCAAACTACTCATACACGTTGTCTGATCCAGGTTTTTGGAACAGTCTAATTTTGTCACTGATTTTCACGAGTGTTTGCCTTGTCCTGCAATACATTGCAGGATTTGCGCTCGCGTTATATTTTCAACGACCTTTTCCTGGAAACGGAATTATCCGCGCGATTTTGTTAGTGGGATGGATTCTTCCCCCAGTTGTTACTGGAACAATTTTTAAGTGGTTATTCGATTCTGATTATGGTCTACTCAACTATATTTTGGAGTCCCTACATCTCATTTCAGAACCAGTGCAGTGGCTAACTACCGGGCCGACAGCCATGGCTGCAGTTATTATTGCTAACCTCTGGGTCGGGATTCCCTTCAACATGCTTTTGCTTCTCTCGGGACTACATACAATTGACCAAACCCTCTATGAAGCAGCTCAAGTTGATGGTGCTAATTCCTGGCAACAATTTTGGAAAATAACTTTTCCAATAATGAAACCAGTGACTATATCTGTCCTGCTCCTTGGAGTTATCAACACCTATAAAGTTTTCGATTTGATCTACACCATGACTAAAGGTGGGCCGGTGGACTCCACTACGACCTTGCCGGTCTACACGTATTTGAAAACATTCCAAGTATTCCAATTTGGTTATGGTGCGGCGGCTTCGGTTTTGACTTTGCTCTTGCCATTGGGATTGTCATGGTTCTACGTGCGAAGTCTTCGGAAGGAACAATAA
- a CDS encoding carbohydrate ABC transporter permease yields MTKSKNTNSLTQRRQRRLYVKSVVAWIIAIVYLFPVYWMINTSLKTSKDMFSDPPQLIPSNLYTGSYTAMFTDSFGIFQALLNSLFIALSVLVLTLFIAIPASYAVARMRDKVTTTMMVMLTVVQLLPAIAISVPMFVMFRQVSLTNTFISIILADIAVTLPFAVILLRPYFAQFPYDVEEAAKLDGLSTLQTIVRIVIPTIRPGVIMIGSFAFLMAWGEFTFALTLLTDQNIQPLTVALNRLIGQYGTNWNDLMAVATLIALPVLLVFIALQRYIVGGLAGGATKG; encoded by the coding sequence ATGACGAAAAGTAAGAATACAAATAGCCTCACTCAACGCCGTCAGCGGCGGCTCTATGTGAAATCGGTGGTTGCTTGGATAATTGCTATTGTCTATCTATTTCCCGTCTACTGGATGATCAATACTTCCTTAAAGACGTCGAAAGACATGTTTAGTGATCCTCCGCAGCTTATCCCGAGTAATCTGTATACAGGATCCTATACGGCAATGTTTACTGATAGCTTTGGTATTTTCCAAGCGTTGCTCAATTCGTTATTCATCGCATTGTCGGTGCTAGTGCTGACGTTGTTTATTGCGATTCCTGCTTCGTACGCGGTTGCACGTATGCGCGATAAAGTCACTACCACGATGATGGTTATGCTCACCGTGGTTCAATTACTCCCAGCGATCGCAATATCGGTACCCATGTTCGTGATGTTCCGCCAAGTGTCCTTAACAAATACTTTCATTTCCATCATTTTGGCAGATATCGCAGTCACTTTACCTTTTGCAGTTATTTTATTGCGTCCGTACTTCGCGCAATTTCCTTATGATGTCGAAGAAGCTGCGAAACTTGACGGATTATCAACCCTGCAAACTATTGTGCGGATTGTGATTCCAACAATACGCCCGGGTGTCATTATGATTGGTTCGTTTGCTTTCCTCATGGCATGGGGAGAATTCACGTTTGCCCTGACGTTACTGACAGACCAAAACATCCAACCTCTTACGGTGGCATTGAATAGGTTGATTGGACAGTATGGAACGAATTGGAATGACCTTATGGCGGTGGCGACTTTGATTGCATTGCCAGTTTTACTGGTATTCATAGCCCTGCAGCGCTACATAGTGGGAGGTCTGGCTGGAGGAGCCACCAAAGGCTGA